In a single window of the bacterium genome:
- a CDS encoding DUF354 domain-containing protein produces the protein MIWFDLDNSPHVPLFRPIFAELSRRRQEHFITARDFAQTKDLLTLWHIPHTLLGRHGGKGRLGKLVNLLQRGRELARLVRGRAVTLAVSHGSRTQLVAAARLGIPALLMLDYEYTEARIFNTLATHLLMPAAIPDQRLAQAGFKLSKVIRYAGFKEEIYLRDFTPDPAFRPALGLAPQEILVTLRPPSMVGNYHDDKSEALFRACLEFFSAQQNVQCLIVNRTAAERRLLTAALRRRSNLRVLERAVDGLQLLWASDVVVSGGGTMNREAALLGVPTYSIFTGRRPYLDEHLQEAGRMTFIEQARQIDNIPLQRRNGSAAFTPGNPDLPAQITEVILSLRRSGVA, from the coding sequence ATGATCTGGTTTGATCTCGACAACTCTCCACATGTGCCCTTGTTTCGGCCGATTTTTGCGGAGTTGAGCCGGCGGCGGCAGGAGCATTTCATCACGGCGCGCGATTTTGCGCAGACGAAAGATCTGTTAACGCTTTGGCACATTCCGCACACGCTGCTGGGCCGGCATGGCGGCAAAGGCAGGCTCGGCAAGCTCGTGAATCTGCTGCAGCGGGGCCGCGAATTGGCGCGTTTGGTGCGCGGCCGGGCAGTCACATTGGCGGTGAGCCACGGCTCGCGCACCCAGCTTGTTGCCGCCGCGCGTCTCGGCATTCCGGCCCTTTTGATGCTAGATTATGAATACACTGAAGCGAGAATCTTCAATACGCTCGCCACGCATTTGCTCATGCCGGCGGCCATTCCCGACCAGCGCCTGGCGCAGGCGGGATTCAAGCTCAGCAAGGTTATTCGCTACGCCGGTTTCAAGGAGGAAATTTACTTGCGCGATTTCACGCCGGATCCGGCCTTTCGCCCGGCCCTGGGACTCGCGCCGCAGGAAATTCTCGTCACCCTGCGGCCGCCGAGCATGGTGGGGAACTATCACGACGACAAGAGCGAAGCCCTGTTTCGCGCCTGCCTGGAATTCTTTTCCGCTCAGCAGAATGTGCAGTGTTTGATCGTCAATCGCACCGCGGCGGAGCGCCGGCTGTTGACCGCGGCGTTGCGCCGGCGTTCGAACCTGCGCGTGCTCGAACGCGCGGTGGACGGCCTGCAACTGTTGTGGGCCTCGGATGTGGTGGTGAGCGGCGGCGGCACGATGAATCGTGAGGCCGCGCTGCTGGGCGTGCCGACCTACAGCATCTTCACCGGCCGGCGGCCTTATCTCGACGAGCATTTGCAGGAGGCGGGCCGCATGACCTTCATCGAGCAGGCCCGGCAAATCGATAACATTCCGCTGCAACGCCGCAACGGCAGCGCTGCCTTCACGCCGGGCAATCCCGACCTGCCCGCCCAAATCACCGAAGTGATCCTGAGCTTGCGCCGAAGCGGAGTGGCCTGA
- a CDS encoding nucleotidyltransferase domain-containing protein, translated as MRPYIEAYRRRIRGARVSRRQRAELARELALGCAQKLADEFGATRVYLCGSLAEGRFRLTSDIDLAVEGLAPEKFFKASAAIARFARDFDVDLIPFETYKYQAEILEKGQILYECNREQSVAPAQCCPKKRAGEVE; from the coding sequence ATGCGTCCCTACATTGAAGCCTATCGCCGCCGTATTCGGGGAGCGCGCGTGTCCAGGCGGCAACGTGCGGAACTGGCGCGCGAACTGGCCCTGGGCTGCGCTCAGAAGCTTGCGGACGAATTCGGTGCAACACGGGTTTACTTGTGCGGTTCATTGGCGGAAGGCCGTTTTCGCCTGACTTCGGACATTGACCTCGCTGTGGAGGGGCTGGCGCCGGAAAAATTCTTCAAGGCATCCGCGGCCATCGCCCGATTTGCCCGGGACTTCGACGTTGACCTGATTCCGTTCGAAACATACAAATATCAAGCGGAGATCCTTGAAAAAGGCCAGATCCTATATGAATGCAATCGAGAGCAAAGCGTTGCACCGGCTCAATGCTGCCCTAAAAAAAGAGCTGGAGAAGTTGAGTGA
- a CDS encoding sugar transferase, translating into MVRAIKRAPHKYLLGLLDWVSINTAFMLALAYGAEPQLSSLAAVLEAHQPEILFGAIYGAIVVLIFQHYQMYQINVFLSLADHVVRIGNGIFAAVLGLTLFSFIKNAQVIIASRFAPFSFILISFALLVFTRIVLFRSLFLFLAKHDLYRRAVLILGGRATGRMMAATVRLKNPYGLRVAGFLDDELPVGTRVFEQLRVLGRMDEVQRMVHRHGIEEILVCLDDVSPQRLLDVLELCGQTGAAVKIASPLYEVVPERMSTERYGNIPVVGFSAARPSWLQKLLKRALDVTLAAAGLILLAPVLAVIAVAIKLDSPGPVFFRQIRMGKHGRPFHFYKFRSMVAGSDDDDARKRSMLRFMRGEAHAAGRNGTTKIVNEARITRVGRFIRKTSLDELPQLFNVIKGDMSLVGPRPCLPYEWENYEDWHKKRLSVTPGCTGVWQVSGRSLVGFDDMVILDLYYIQNASFLLDLPLILKTIPVMLLGKGAK; encoded by the coding sequence ATGGTACGCGCCATCAAAAGAGCACCGCACAAATATCTGCTCGGCCTGTTGGATTGGGTCAGCATCAACACCGCCTTCATGCTGGCACTGGCGTATGGCGCGGAGCCGCAGTTGTCTTCCCTGGCCGCCGTGCTGGAGGCGCATCAGCCCGAGATTCTGTTCGGCGCGATCTACGGCGCCATTGTGGTGTTGATCTTCCAGCATTACCAGATGTACCAGATCAACGTGTTTCTCTCGCTCGCCGATCACGTCGTGCGCATCGGCAACGGCATCTTTGCGGCGGTGCTGGGCCTCACGCTGTTCTCCTTCATCAAAAACGCGCAGGTCATCATTGCCAGCCGCTTCGCGCCCTTCAGCTTCATTCTCATCAGTTTTGCGCTGCTGGTGTTCACGCGCATCGTGCTGTTTCGCAGCCTGTTTCTCTTTCTCGCGAAGCACGACTTGTATCGGCGTGCGGTGCTGATTTTGGGCGGCCGCGCCACCGGCCGCATGATGGCAGCCACCGTGCGCCTGAAGAATCCTTACGGCCTGCGCGTCGCCGGCTTCCTGGATGACGAGCTGCCGGTGGGCACGCGCGTGTTCGAGCAGCTCCGCGTGCTGGGGCGCATGGACGAGGTGCAGCGCATGGTGCACCGCCACGGCATCGAGGAGATCCTGGTTTGTCTCGATGACGTCTCGCCGCAGCGTCTGCTCGACGTTTTGGAGTTGTGCGGCCAGACCGGCGCGGCGGTGAAGATCGCCTCGCCGCTGTATGAAGTCGTGCCGGAGCGCATGTCCACCGAGCGCTACGGCAACATTCCGGTGGTGGGCTTCAGCGCGGCCCGGCCCTCCTGGCTGCAGAAACTGCTCAAGCGCGCGCTGGATGTGACCCTGGCGGCTGCCGGCTTGATTTTGCTGGCGCCGGTGCTGGCGGTGATCGCGGTTGCCATCAAGCTCGACTCGCCCGGGCCGGTGTTCTTCCGGCAAATCCGCATGGGCAAACACGGCCGGCCGTTTCACTTCTACAAGTTTCGTTCGATGGTCGCCGGCAGCGATGACGATGACGCCCGCAAGCGCAGCATGCTGCGCTTCATGCGCGGCGAAGCGCACGCGGCCGGCCGCAACGGCACGACCAAGATCGTCAACGAGGCGCGCATCACGCGCGTCGGCCGCTTCATCCGCAAAACCAGTTTGGATGAGTTGCCTCAGCTTTTCAACGTGATCAAGGGCGACATGAGCCTGGTGGGGCCGCGGCCCTGCCTGCCCTATGAATGGGAAAACTATGAAGACTGGCACAAAAAAAGATTGAGTGTGACCCCGGGCTGTACGGGAGTGTGGCAAGTGAGCGGGCGCAGTCTGGTCGGTTTTGACGACATGGTCATTCTCGACCTCTACTACATTCAAAATGCTTCATTCCTGTTGGATCTGCCGCTCATTCTGAAAACCATCCCGGTGATGCTTCTCGGAAAAGGCGCAAAATAA
- a CDS encoding Gfo/Idh/MocA family oxidoreductase, translated as MKIGVVGLGYWGPNLVRNFFATEGVEGVICCDVEEQRLHKVKKMFTNAEVTTSFDSLLQRPEVAAVAIATPVSTHHPLALRALRAGKHVLLEKPMTTKVEHARELIAFAREQGLILMVDHTFVYTGAVRKVKDMIHSGEIGDILYFDSVRVNLGLFQHDTNVIWDLAPHDVSIMDHLIDREPVSVSAVGVSHYNCLEDVAYLTVHFADKLIAHFHVNWLSPVKVRRILLGGSKHMVVYDDMEPSEKVKVYNRGVEITEKESVYQTLVQYRMGDMYAPKIDQTEALSLLAAEFVECIRSGRRPLTDGTAGYNVVRILEAADQSLRAGGRAVPLATHSRKEFSWKTIKEYQQMSSSARTFESSLS; from the coding sequence ATGAAAATCGGCGTCGTTGGCCTGGGCTATTGGGGTCCGAACCTGGTACGCAATTTCTTTGCGACCGAGGGGGTGGAGGGCGTAATCTGTTGTGACGTGGAAGAACAGCGTCTCCACAAGGTCAAGAAGATGTTCACCAATGCCGAAGTGACGACCTCTTTTGACAGCCTGCTGCAGCGGCCGGAAGTGGCCGCCGTGGCGATCGCCACGCCGGTCTCGACCCATCATCCGCTGGCGCTGCGGGCATTGCGCGCCGGCAAACACGTGCTGCTGGAAAAGCCGATGACCACCAAAGTCGAGCATGCCCGCGAGCTGATTGCCTTTGCCCGCGAGCAGGGACTGATCTTGATGGTCGATCACACCTTCGTCTACACCGGCGCGGTGCGCAAAGTGAAAGACATGATCCACAGCGGTGAAATCGGCGATATTCTCTATTTCGATTCCGTGCGCGTCAACCTCGGTTTGTTTCAGCACGACACCAATGTGATTTGGGATCTGGCCCCGCACGACGTGTCGATCATGGATCATCTCATCGACCGCGAGCCGGTGTCGGTCTCCGCAGTCGGGGTGAGCCATTACAACTGTCTGGAAGACGTGGCGTATCTCACCGTGCACTTTGCCGACAAGCTGATCGCGCATTTTCATGTGAACTGGCTGTCGCCGGTGAAGGTGCGGCGCATCCTGCTGGGCGGCAGCAAGCACATGGTGGTCTACGACGACATGGAGCCCAGCGAAAAGGTGAAGGTTTACAACCGCGGCGTCGAGATCACCGAGAAGGAATCGGTGTACCAGACGCTGGTGCAGTATCGCATGGGCGACATGTACGCCCCCAAGATCGATCAGACCGAGGCGCTCAGCCTGCTGGCCGCGGAGTTCGTGGAGTGCATCCGTAGCGGCCGCCGGCCGCTCACCGACGGCACGGCCGGTTACAACGTCGTGCGCATCCTGGAAGCGGCGGATCAATCGCTGCGCGCCGGCGGACGCGCCGTGCCGCTCGCCACCCATTCGCGCAAGGAGTTTTCGTGGAAAACTATCAAAGAATATCAGCAGATGTCAAGCTCGGCCAGAACGTTCGAATCTTCGCTTTCGTAA
- a CDS encoding N-acetyltransferase → MENYQRISADVKLGQNVRIFAFVNLYGCEIGDDAKIGAFVEIQKNARLGRAVKVSSHTFICEGVTIEDEVFIGHNVSFINDRYPRATNGDGRLQTESDWQVVPTVVKKGASIGSGATILCGVTIGEYALVGAGSVVTKDVPANAVVAGVPARVIRVR, encoded by the coding sequence GTGGAAAACTATCAAAGAATATCAGCAGATGTCAAGCTCGGCCAGAACGTTCGAATCTTCGCTTTCGTAAATCTCTATGGCTGTGAGATCGGCGATGATGCCAAAATCGGCGCGTTCGTCGAGATTCAGAAGAATGCCCGGCTCGGCCGCGCGGTCAAAGTTTCCAGTCACACCTTCATTTGCGAGGGCGTGACCATCGAGGACGAGGTGTTCATCGGCCACAACGTTTCGTTCATCAATGACCGCTATCCCCGCGCCACCAACGGCGACGGCCGCCTGCAAACCGAAAGCGATTGGCAAGTGGTGCCGACGGTGGTGAAAAAAGGCGCGAGCATCGGCAGCGGCGCGACGATTCTCTGCGGCGTCACCATTGGTGAATACGCACTGGTCGGCGCCGGCAGCGTGGTCACCAAAGATGTGCCGGCGAATGCGGTGGTTGCGGGCGTACCGGCCCGCGTGATTCGAGTTCGGTAA
- a CDS encoding capsule assembly Wzi family protein — translation MVRHHLLKIILTILLASPVFVRAQVPRWTQPTWHWQNDYLDQLSLRYPELALSQMSSPLRGNLKLDGPFSPTKDQPANSFWLNQLSPPAVFQDSSRSSFVLAQLGFSGRSQTLPPELGHERNFIAAHSQVGVRSFLGIFPSAAFSFVNVMRVDRGVSDEPEYLGKRWRDITGLTEQAYARFDKGKYSVKLGRDYVKWGRGFDASLVLSDYSRALDHLHFQFDLPRLRFVYLAAQLDPWHLPDSLAQSLRTEFASRSLAAGRLEAEILPQRLRLAFSQMALYGGPHRRFEWLMLNPLLLYHGEQLNGDLNANTAIAVDALFMPKAGVEIYGQWLIDDFQIENVDSTDLEPNEWGMLIGGRVAEPFGLSGTTIGLEYTRVANRTYKTKRDWEKFLHRGQPLAHFLGNDFDRWLAHASAYAGRQVWTQFVFEYRRRGEGRIATAFDQPWLAVPAGQSYHENFPTGTVARSLHLRWQARWHPTANLAVSFLTMFSHYNNHQNQSSVEQNDKYFVMSLFWENAFSRVFEF, via the coding sequence ATGGTTCGTCATCACCTCCTCAAAATAATCCTGACAATTTTGCTGGCCAGCCCCGTGTTCGTCAGAGCGCAAGTCCCCAGGTGGACACAACCAACCTGGCATTGGCAGAACGACTATCTCGATCAACTCAGTTTGCGCTACCCCGAGCTGGCATTGTCGCAAATGTCTTCACCATTACGCGGTAATCTTAAGTTGGATGGGCCTTTCTCACCGACCAAAGATCAACCGGCAAACAGCTTTTGGCTTAACCAGCTCTCACCACCAGCGGTTTTTCAGGATTCCTCTCGCTCGTCATTTGTGCTGGCGCAACTTGGCTTTTCCGGACGTTCACAAACGTTGCCGCCGGAGCTCGGCCATGAGCGCAACTTCATCGCGGCGCATTCGCAAGTTGGCGTGCGCAGCTTTCTCGGCATCTTTCCCTCAGCCGCTTTTTCGTTCGTTAACGTGATGCGCGTGGATCGCGGTGTTTCTGATGAACCGGAATACCTCGGCAAGCGCTGGCGCGACATTACCGGGTTGACGGAGCAAGCCTATGCTCGTTTTGACAAGGGCAAATATAGTGTGAAGCTGGGGCGGGATTATGTGAAGTGGGGGAGAGGGTTTGACGCTTCGTTAGTGCTCTCCGACTACAGCCGCGCGCTCGATCATTTGCATTTTCAATTCGATTTGCCGCGGCTGCGTTTCGTGTATCTGGCTGCCCAGCTCGATCCCTGGCACCTGCCGGACTCGCTGGCGCAGAGTCTGCGCACCGAGTTTGCTTCCCGCTCTCTCGCCGCCGGCCGTCTGGAAGCGGAAATTCTGCCGCAGCGGTTGCGCCTGGCATTCTCGCAAATGGCGTTGTATGGCGGTCCGCACCGCCGTTTCGAATGGCTCATGCTCAATCCGCTGTTGCTGTATCACGGCGAGCAGCTCAACGGCGATCTCAACGCCAATACCGCCATCGCCGTTGATGCGCTGTTCATGCCCAAGGCCGGCGTCGAGATTTACGGCCAATGGCTGATCGATGATTTTCAAATCGAAAACGTCGACAGCACGGATCTGGAGCCGAATGAATGGGGGATGTTAATCGGCGGGCGAGTTGCTGAACCGTTCGGTCTCAGTGGAACAACCATCGGTTTGGAATACACCCGTGTCGCCAATCGAACTTACAAAACCAAGCGCGATTGGGAGAAGTTTTTGCATCGCGGGCAGCCGCTCGCGCATTTTCTCGGCAATGATTTTGATCGCTGGCTGGCGCATGCCAGCGCCTATGCCGGCCGGCAAGTTTGGACGCAATTCGTTTTTGAGTACCGCCGTCGCGGCGAAGGCCGCATTGCCACGGCTTTCGATCAGCCCTGGCTAGCTGTTCCCGCTGGACAATCCTACCACGAGAATTTTCCCACCGGAACCGTCGCGCGCAGCTTGCATTTACGCTGGCAGGCGCGCTGGCATCCCACCGCAAATCTCGCTGTTTCCTTCCTCACCATGTTTTCACATTATAACAACCATCAAAACCAGTCGTCCGTCGAGCAAAATGACAAATACTTTGTCATGAGTTTGTTTTGGGAGAATGCTTTCAGTCGCGTATTTGAATTTTGA
- a CDS encoding aldehyde dehydrogenase family protein has product MIITSPHGTATIPEGLPAVPPSSPAALDQAVDRLQAHKQKWATLDVRARLALLDRLLFDCLALAEPWVAAANAAKGIDPRSRTAGEEWLGGPLCIHRNLRLLRQALRDIQKHGRPLFPGTARMRPNGQVVAPVMPQDPYERVLYSGISAEVWMQPGVRLPDLAATQAVSYHTLARGGKVVLVLGAGNVASIGPMDALYQLFVENHVVLLKMNPVNAYLGPFLEQAFRALIEGNFLQVVYGGSEEGAYLCHHPGVEAIHMTGSDKTFEAIVFGRGPEAAQRKAERRPLLTKPFTSELGNVSPVIIVPGPWSDAEIEFQAANLATMLTNNAGFNCVAMRVIVQHDGWPQRPQLLAALRATLGRIPPRLAYYPGAAERYEKFQAAHRQAQPIGTIGEGKLPWLLISDLDPNASSEICFTTESFCSTAAETSIAAASITEYLERAVAFANDRLWGTLSATILVHPASLRDPEINAAVETAIADLRYGTVIVNHWSGVGYGLISTTWGAFPGHDIYDIQSGTGVVHNAFMFSQPQKSVVAGSFRAWPTPLWFATNQVLDRLAPQAARFEAVPAWWKIPGLAATALRG; this is encoded by the coding sequence ATGATCATCACCTCCCCGCACGGCACCGCCACCATTCCCGAAGGCCTGCCGGCGGTCCCTCCCTCTTCACCGGCCGCGCTCGACCAGGCGGTTGACCGTTTACAGGCCCACAAGCAGAAATGGGCGACCCTCGACGTTCGCGCCCGCCTCGCGCTCCTTGACCGGCTGTTGTTCGATTGCCTGGCGCTCGCCGAGCCGTGGGTGGCGGCGGCCAATGCCGCGAAGGGCATCGACCCGCGCAGCCGCACGGCCGGCGAAGAATGGCTCGGCGGCCCACTGTGCATTCACCGCAATTTACGCCTCTTGCGCCAGGCTCTGCGCGATATTCAGAAGCACGGCCGTCCGCTGTTCCCCGGCACGGCGAGAATGCGGCCCAACGGACAAGTGGTGGCGCCGGTGATGCCGCAGGATCCCTATGAGCGCGTGTTGTACAGCGGCATCTCCGCAGAAGTGTGGATGCAGCCCGGCGTACGTCTGCCGGACCTGGCGGCGACGCAGGCGGTTTCCTATCACACGCTGGCGCGCGGCGGCAAGGTAGTCCTGGTGCTGGGCGCCGGCAATGTCGCCTCCATCGGCCCGATGGACGCGCTCTACCAGCTCTTTGTCGAGAATCACGTCGTTTTGTTGAAAATGAATCCCGTGAATGCCTACCTGGGGCCGTTCCTCGAACAGGCATTTCGGGCGCTGATCGAAGGGAATTTTCTGCAAGTGGTTTATGGCGGCAGTGAGGAAGGGGCGTATCTCTGCCACCATCCCGGCGTGGAAGCGATTCACATGACCGGTTCCGACAAGACCTTCGAGGCAATCGTCTTCGGCCGCGGCCCGGAGGCCGCGCAGCGCAAAGCCGAGCGCCGGCCGCTGCTCACCAAACCGTTTACCAGCGAGCTCGGCAACGTCAGTCCGGTGATCATCGTGCCCGGCCCCTGGAGTGACGCCGAGATTGAGTTTCAAGCCGCCAATCTGGCGACCATGCTGACCAACAACGCCGGCTTCAACTGTGTGGCCATGCGCGTCATCGTGCAGCACGACGGCTGGCCGCAGCGGCCGCAACTGCTGGCGGCGCTGCGCGCGACGCTCGGTCGCATTCCACCGCGGCTGGCCTACTATCCCGGTGCGGCCGAGCGCTACGAAAAATTCCAGGCCGCTCACCGCCAAGCCCAGCCGATCGGCACGATTGGCGAGGGCAAACTGCCGTGGCTGCTCATCAGCGATCTCGATCCCAACGCTTCCTCCGAAATCTGCTTCACCACCGAGTCCTTCTGCAGCACGGCAGCGGAAACCAGCATCGCGGCCGCCAGCATTACTGAGTATCTCGAGCGCGCCGTGGCTTTTGCCAACGACAGATTGTGGGGCACGTTGAGCGCGACGATTCTGGTGCATCCCGCCTCGCTGCGCGATCCCGAAATCAATGCCGCGGTGGAGACCGCCATCGCTGACTTGCGCTATGGCACGGTCATCGTCAACCACTGGTCCGGCGTGGGCTATGGCTTGATTTCCACGACCTGGGGCGCCTTTCCCGGCCACGACATTTACGACATACAATCCGGCACCGGCGTGGTGCACAATGCCTTCATGTTCTCCCAGCCGCAGAAATCCGTGGTGGCGGGCTCGTTTCGCGCATGGCCAACGCCGTTGTGGTTTGCCACCAACCAAGTGCTGGATCGGCTGGCGCCCCAGGCCGCGCGCTTCGAAGCGGTGCCTGCCTGGTGGAAAATTCCAGGACTCGCCGCGACCGCGCTGCGAGGATGA
- a CDS encoding MFS transporter — protein MPSDHASFPRPAYAWYVVAVLTLAAISAYIDRLILSLLVTPIKRDFILSDTELSLLMGFSFALFYTVLGLPLGRWADSHSRKRIIIIGITLWSLMTALSGIAKNYGHLFLARVGVGVGEAALFPAAYSMIADYFPKQRLAMAMSVFGMGIFIGSGLAMFINGLVVGMTSQQTMLELPFIGAVFPWQKIFFVIGLPGLLIAALMFTVKEPARRGGLAASAGAGPAQYPMRAVFAYMRANKMTFFCHNLGFALFALHNYAANAWIPPFFMRTYGWEAAKVGMVYGPIIVVFGTIGILLGGYLTDWLARRGHADAKLRTGLLAALGLTPTIILYPLMPNGEAALLALIPVNILASFAFGAATAAIQEVAPNQMRAQVSALYLFVLNLIGLGFGPTAVALTTDFVFGDENSVRYSLIVVGTIALLLAALLFWLGLKPYRRSLANLPEQDAARR, from the coding sequence ATGCCTTCAGACCACGCCTCTTTCCCCCGTCCGGCCTATGCCTGGTACGTTGTTGCCGTGCTCACGCTCGCGGCGATTTCGGCTTATATCGATCGCCTGATCCTCAGCCTGCTGGTCACGCCCATCAAACGCGATTTCATTCTCAGCGACACCGAGCTGAGCCTGCTCATGGGTTTCAGCTTTGCTTTGTTTTACACCGTGCTCGGGTTGCCCCTCGGCCGCTGGGCCGATTCCCACAGCCGCAAGAGAATCATCATCATCGGCATCACGCTGTGGAGTTTAATGACCGCGCTCAGTGGCATTGCCAAAAACTACGGGCATCTTTTCCTGGCGCGCGTGGGCGTGGGAGTGGGCGAGGCCGCCCTCTTTCCGGCGGCCTATTCGATGATTGCCGACTATTTTCCCAAACAGCGCCTGGCCATGGCCATGAGCGTGTTCGGCATGGGCATTTTCATCGGCTCAGGTTTGGCCATGTTCATCAACGGCCTTGTCGTGGGAATGACCTCACAACAGACGATGCTGGAATTGCCGTTCATTGGCGCCGTCTTCCCCTGGCAAAAAATTTTCTTTGTGATTGGTTTGCCGGGCTTGCTCATCGCTGCCTTGATGTTTACCGTGAAAGAGCCGGCGCGGCGCGGCGGCCTGGCCGCCTCAGCGGGCGCAGGGCCGGCGCAATATCCCATGCGCGCAGTCTTCGCCTACATGCGCGCTAACAAAATGACGTTCTTCTGTCACAATCTCGGGTTTGCACTGTTTGCGTTGCACAACTATGCGGCGAACGCCTGGATTCCGCCATTCTTCATGCGCACCTACGGCTGGGAGGCTGCCAAAGTCGGCATGGTCTACGGTCCGATCATCGTCGTCTTCGGCACGATTGGCATTTTGCTGGGAGGCTATCTCACGGATTGGTTGGCGCGGCGCGGCCATGCCGATGCCAAGCTGCGCACGGGCTTGCTTGCGGCACTCGGCCTCACGCCCACCATCATTCTCTATCCGCTCATGCCGAACGGTGAGGCGGCACTGCTGGCTTTGATTCCGGTGAATATCCTGGCGAGTTTTGCCTTCGGCGCCGCCACCGCCGCGATTCAAGAGGTGGCGCCCAATCAAATGCGCGCGCAAGTTTCGGCGCTCTATCTGTTCGTCCTCAATCTCATTGGGTTGGGCTTTGGCCCCACGGCCGTGGCGTTGACCACGGATTTTGTTTTCGGCGATGAAAACAGCGTTCGCTATTCGCTGATCGTTGTCGGTACTATTGCCCTGTTGCTGGCCGCGCTGCTGTTCTGGTTGGGATTGAAGCCGTACCGGCGGAGCCTGGCGAATTTGCCAGAACAGGACGCCGCGCGCCGCTGA
- a CDS encoding NYN domain-containing protein: MEDKIAVFIDLENLVLGDKQPIIGFNIQKILGRLLEKGKIVAKRAYCDWEKYPKEKLALHGAAIDLIEIPHRGMTGKNSADIRLVVDALDMCFSKEHITIFVIVSGDSDFSPLVSKLKENGKTVIGVGRKQASSELLISNCDEFIFYEDLLRPVGEPPKIKGLPRKKAQVMYWLIDAIQALMRENKEVLLASTIKQTIKRKRPFFDEGEFGYDSFSELLEDAQANGILKLDRHSKSGTYIVTGYGSK, from the coding sequence ATGGAAGACAAAATCGCCGTCTTTATCGATCTCGAGAATCTGGTGTTGGGCGACAAGCAGCCGATCATCGGATTCAACATTCAAAAAATTCTCGGGCGCTTGCTGGAAAAAGGCAAAATCGTCGCCAAACGGGCATATTGCGATTGGGAGAAATATCCCAAAGAAAAGCTGGCGCTGCATGGCGCGGCCATCGATCTCATCGAAATTCCGCACCGCGGCATGACCGGCAAAAACTCGGCGGACATTCGCCTGGTGGTCGATGCGCTCGACATGTGTTTCTCGAAGGAGCATATCACCATCTTCGTCATCGTCTCCGGCGACTCGGATTTCAGCCCGCTGGTTTCAAAGCTCAAGGAGAACGGCAAAACCGTGATCGGCGTGGGCCGCAAGCAGGCTTCCTCGGAATTGCTGATCAGCAACTGCGACGAGTTCATTTTTTATGAAGATTTGCTCCGCCCCGTCGGCGAGCCGCCCAAGATCAAAGGCCTGCCGCGCAAGAAGGCGCAGGTGATGTATTGGCTGATCGACGCCATCCAAGCCTTGATGCGCGAGAACAAAGAAGTGCTGCTGGCCTCCACCATCAAGCAGACCATCAAGCGCAAGCGGCCTTTCTTCGATGAAGGAGAATTCGGCTACGATTCCTTCTCCGAGCTGTTGGAAGATGCGCAGGCCAACGGCATCCTCAAGCTCGACCGCCATTCCAAGAGCGGCACCTATATTGTGACCGGGTACGGCTCGAAGTGA